One Oscillatoria sp. FACHB-1406 DNA window includes the following coding sequences:
- a CDS encoding Rab family GTPase — MTIISQKMCTIGDFGVGKTSLIRRFVDGQFSDQYLSTVGVKISHKVVEAIGDRSGTPKNVKLLIWDLEGHTKFKSIAPSYLQGAKGALIVGDVTRPETIERFCDHIKLFLSVNPKGIIILTLNKTDLVEPQKLEKLAELARNQQTEQVLALYKTSAKTGENVQGIFDTLARKMLQPLSAS, encoded by the coding sequence ATGACAATAATTTCTCAAAAAATGTGTACGATCGGCGACTTTGGCGTGGGCAAAACCAGTCTGATTCGCCGCTTTGTTGATGGGCAGTTTAGCGATCAGTATCTCTCTACGGTTGGCGTGAAGATTTCTCATAAAGTTGTGGAAGCGATCGGCGATCGCTCTGGAACTCCTAAGAACGTTAAGTTGTTAATTTGGGATCTCGAAGGTCACACAAAATTTAAGTCGATCGCGCCGAGTTACCTACAAGGTGCAAAAGGAGCATTAATCGTAGGCGATGTCACTCGCCCGGAAACAATCGAACGCTTCTGCGACCATATTAAACTTTTTCTCTCGGTTAATCCGAAGGGAATCATTATCCTCACGTTGAATAAGACCGATTTGGTCGAACCTCAAAAGTTAGAGAAGCTTGCAGAACTGGCGCGCAACCAACAAACGGAGCAGGTTTTAGCCCTTTACAAGACTTCAGCTAAAACGGGAGAAAACGTCCAAGGAATTTTTGATACTCTCGCTCGCAAAATGCTCCAGCCTTTATCCGCCTCCTGA